In a genomic window of [Empedobacter] haloabium:
- a CDS encoding helix-turn-helix transcriptional regulator, translating into MSSSALLIDALKRQLKQRGITYATLARQIDMSEASVKRLFAERSFSLARLEQVLGVLGMDFVELAHAAADAPQLIAQLTYAQEEELIGDIRLLIVAVAALNEVPLERIVATYRITEAEAVQCLLRLDRIGFLVLKPNNRVKLLVARTFGWIPDGPIQNWFRREAYGDYLDAHFDGQGELLRLVSVMLSPASSRALLERLRQVADEFARQHQDDARLPYEERHAVTFLLAARPWMPRAFGELLR; encoded by the coding sequence ATGTCCAGTTCCGCGCTGCTGATCGATGCGTTGAAACGCCAGCTCAAGCAGCGCGGCATCACCTATGCGACGCTGGCGCGGCAGATCGACATGTCCGAGGCCAGCGTCAAGCGCCTGTTCGCCGAGCGCAGTTTTTCGCTGGCGCGGCTGGAGCAGGTGCTGGGCGTGCTGGGCATGGACTTCGTCGAGCTGGCGCATGCCGCCGCGGACGCCCCGCAGCTGATCGCGCAGCTGACGTATGCACAGGAGGAAGAGCTGATCGGCGACATCCGGCTGCTGATCGTCGCTGTCGCCGCGCTCAACGAGGTGCCGCTCGAGCGCATCGTCGCCACCTACCGCATCACGGAAGCGGAAGCGGTGCAGTGCCTGCTGCGGCTGGACCGCATCGGTTTCCTGGTGCTGAAACCGAACAACCGCGTCAAGCTGCTGGTGGCGCGCACCTTCGGCTGGATACCGGACGGGCCGATTCAGAACTGGTTCCGGCGCGAGGCGTATGGGGATTACCTGGACGCGCACTTCGACGGCCAGGGCGAGCTGCTGCGGCTGGTCAGCGTGATGTTGTCGCCGGCGTCTTCGCGCGCGCTGCTGGAGCGGCTGCGCCAGGTGGCGGACGAATTCGCGCGGCAGCACCAGGACGATGCCCGGCTGCCATACGAGGAACGGCACGCGGTGACGTTCCTGCTGGCCGCGCGGCCCTGGATGCCGCGTGCGTTCGGGGAATTGCTAAGGTAA
- a CDS encoding M14-type cytosolic carboxypeptidase encodes MSIKISSQFDAGAIDVVSVTSAGDIDVNIRKDSHADIIQWFYFRVQGAQATELTIRFLNAGKAAYADGWQGYQAVASYDRDTWFRVPTSFDGEVMTIEHTPEYDSVYYAYFEPYSWERHLSLLDSAQLSPLAQLVDLGSTVEGRDLNMLIVGDEDAPKKVWVIARQHPGETMAEWFVEGMLEALLDPADPFASQCLKEAVFYVVPNMNPDGSVRGNLRTNAAGANLNREWHTPTMERSPEVFLVKQKMLETGCDLFLDIHGDEGLPYVFVAGSDSLENFTPEQKAEQERFIEDFKIASPDFQSEFGYPDAPFTPEVLTMGSPHATHAFGCLALTLEMPFKDNANDPDPVNGWNGARSMKLGAAVLQPVLRALRR; translated from the coding sequence ATGTCTATCAAGATCAGCAGCCAGTTCGATGCTGGCGCCATCGACGTCGTCAGCGTTACCAGCGCGGGCGACATCGACGTCAATATCCGCAAGGACTCCCACGCCGACATCATCCAGTGGTTCTACTTCCGCGTGCAGGGCGCGCAGGCCACGGAATTGACGATCCGCTTCCTCAACGCCGGCAAGGCCGCCTACGCCGACGGCTGGCAGGGCTACCAGGCCGTCGCCAGCTACGACCGCGATACCTGGTTCCGCGTGCCGACCAGCTTCGACGGCGAAGTGATGACGATCGAGCACACGCCCGAATACGACAGCGTCTACTACGCGTACTTCGAGCCGTATTCGTGGGAGCGTCACCTGTCGCTGCTGGACAGCGCGCAGCTGTCGCCGCTGGCGCAGCTGGTCGACCTGGGCAGCACCGTGGAAGGCCGTGACCTGAACATGCTGATCGTGGGCGACGAGGATGCGCCGAAGAAGGTCTGGGTCATCGCGCGCCAGCACCCGGGCGAGACGATGGCGGAGTGGTTCGTGGAAGGCATGCTGGAAGCGCTGCTGGACCCGGCCGACCCGTTCGCCAGCCAGTGCCTGAAGGAGGCCGTGTTCTACGTGGTGCCGAACATGAACCCGGACGGCTCCGTGCGCGGCAACCTGCGCACCAACGCGGCCGGCGCCAACCTCAATCGCGAATGGCATACGCCGACGATGGAGCGCTCGCCGGAAGTCTTCCTGGTCAAGCAGAAGATGCTGGAAACGGGCTGCGACCTGTTCCTGGACATCCATGGCGACGAAGGCCTGCCCTATGTGTTCGTGGCCGGCAGCGACTCGCTGGAGAACTTCACGCCCGAGCAGAAGGCCGAGCAGGAACGCTTCATCGAAGACTTCAAGATCGCCAGCCCGGACTTCCAGAGCGAATTCGGCTACCCGGACGCGCCGTTCACGCCGGAAGTGCTGACGATGGGCTCCCCGCACGCGACGCACGCCTTCGGCTGCCTGGCGCTGACCTTGGAGATGCCGTTCAAGGACAACGCCAACGACCCCGATCCGGTCAACGGCTGGAATGGCGCCCGTTCGATGAAGCTGGGTGCGGCGGTGCTGCAGCCGGTGCTGCGGGCGCTGCGCCGCTGA
- the dctP gene encoding TRAP transporter substrate-binding protein DctP: MQRRSFLKNTAVAAGAGTLAAPALAQVQPTINWRLASSFPKTLDTIAGSAENFVKRVAQLTGGKFLIRQFAAGEIVPGLQVMDAVQAGTVEIGHTPAYYYFGKDPTFAFDCAVPFGLTSRQQTAWFDQGGGRELLREFYKDYGIVNFMGGNTGTQMGGWYRKEIKSVADLKGLKMRVAGFAGRVMERMGVVPQQIPAGDVYAALEKGTIDAAEWVGPYDDEKLGLARVAPFYYSPGWWEAGPQLSFYVNQKEWDKLPKQYQAALEAASYECHVVMQAEYDTKNPAALARLMKNGAKLRNFSKDVMDAAYKQSTAVMEEEAAKNARFRKIYEPWKKFRHDQNQWASVAEATMQNYLISAGRK, translated from the coding sequence ATGCAACGTCGTTCCTTTCTGAAGAACACCGCCGTCGCCGCGGGCGCCGGCACTCTCGCCGCACCCGCGCTGGCGCAGGTCCAGCCCACCATCAACTGGCGCTTGGCGTCCAGCTTTCCCAAGACGCTCGACACGATCGCCGGCTCGGCCGAGAATTTCGTCAAGCGCGTCGCCCAGCTCACGGGCGGCAAATTCCTGATCCGCCAATTCGCCGCCGGCGAGATCGTGCCGGGCCTGCAGGTGATGGACGCCGTGCAGGCCGGCACCGTCGAAATCGGCCACACGCCCGCCTACTACTACTTCGGCAAGGACCCCACTTTCGCCTTCGACTGCGCGGTGCCGTTCGGCCTGACGTCGCGCCAGCAGACGGCCTGGTTCGACCAGGGCGGCGGCCGCGAGCTGTTGCGCGAGTTCTACAAGGACTACGGCATCGTCAACTTCATGGGCGGGAACACCGGCACGCAGATGGGCGGCTGGTACCGCAAGGAGATCAAGTCGGTCGCCGACCTGAAGGGCCTGAAGATGCGCGTGGCCGGCTTCGCCGGCCGCGTGATGGAACGCATGGGCGTGGTGCCGCAGCAGATCCCGGCCGGCGACGTCTACGCCGCGCTGGAAAAGGGCACGATCGACGCGGCCGAGTGGGTGGGCCCATACGACGACGAGAAACTGGGCCTGGCCCGCGTGGCACCGTTCTACTACTCGCCGGGCTGGTGGGAGGCGGGGCCGCAGCTGTCGTTCTACGTCAACCAGAAGGAATGGGACAAGCTGCCGAAGCAGTACCAGGCCGCACTGGAAGCGGCCAGCTATGAATGCCACGTCGTCATGCAGGCCGAATACGACACCAAGAACCCGGCCGCGCTGGCGCGCCTGATGAAGAACGGCGCCAAGCTGCGCAACTTCAGCAAGGACGTGATGGACGCCGCCTACAAGCAATCGACGGCGGTGATGGAGGAAGAGGCGGCGAAAAACGCCAGGTTCCGCAAGATCTACGAGCCCTGGAAGAAGTTCCGCCATGACCAGAACCAGTGGGCCTCGGTGGCGGAAGCGACGATGCAGAACTACCTGATCAGCGCGGGCCGCAAGTAA